GAGCACCCGACGATGCTTCTGCGCCATGAAGGTGCTTCCGCGACGGCGTGGGGCCGTCCTCGTCAATTCCGCGCTCGGCGTGGCCCTGCTCGGCGGGGTCGCCCTGGCGTACGTCAACCTGGACAGCGGCACCAGCAAGGCCGCCACCAGTTCCAAGGTCAGGACCGCCACGGTCAGCAAGGGAACGGTCCAGGCCACCGTGTCCGGATCGGGCACGCTGTTCTCGCCGTCCGACGCCGGGCAGGACTTCACCACCGGCGGCAAGCTCACCGCGGTGAAGGTCGCGGTCGGCGACGCGGTGAAGAAGGGCCAGGTGCTCGCCACCGTCGACACCGCCGCCGCCCAGCAGCAGGTCGACCAGGCGCAGGCCGCGCTCAACACGGCGGAGGCCAACCTGACCAAGGCCGAGGCGGGCGAGACGGTCACCACCACGGTGGCCGGCTCCTCGAACTCCGGCCGCAGCACCGGCTCGGGCGGCTCCAGTGGCTCGGGCGGCTCCGGCGCGAGCACCCAGAGCGCCCCGCAGCCGACCACCACGACCACCGTCAAGGTCGACCAGGCGCAGGTGGCCTCCGCCCAGCAGCAGGTCGACAACGCCGAGGCGACGCTCACCAACGCCAAGGACGCGCTGGCCGGCACCACGCTCACCGCGACCACCGACGGCACCGTCGCCTCGATCTCCGGCAAGGTCGGCGACACCGTCTCCGGCACCGGCTCCTCGGGCGCGTCGAGCTCCTCGGGCGGCTCCTCCGCCGGCTCCTCGTCCGGCGCCAAGACCTCCACCGGCAGCGGCAGTTCGGGCAGCACCCCGTCCGGCTTCATCGTGCTGACCAACCCGACCGGGATGGAGGTCACCGCGAACTTCTCCGAGCTGGACTCGCTCAAGCTGAAGAAGGGCCAGGCGGCGACCGTCACCCTGAACGCGCAGTCCGACACCAAGCTGGACGCCACCGTCCTGTCGG
This is a stretch of genomic DNA from Kitasatospora fiedleri. It encodes these proteins:
- a CDS encoding efflux RND transporter periplasmic adaptor subunit, translating into MKVLPRRRGAVLVNSALGVALLGGVALAYVNLDSGTSKAATSSKVRTATVSKGTVQATVSGSGTLFSPSDAGQDFTTGGKLTAVKVAVGDAVKKGQVLATVDTAAAQQQVDQAQAALNTAEANLTKAEAGETVTTTVAGSSNSGRSTGSGGSSGSGGSGASTQSAPQPTTTTTVKVDQAQVASAQQQVDNAEATLTNAKDALAGTTLTATTDGTVASISGKVGDTVSGTGSSGASSSSGGSSAGSSSGAKTSTGSGSSGSTPSGFIVLTNPTGMEVTANFSELDSLKLKKGQAATVTLNAQSDTKLDATVLSVSSLPSSSTNGAVQYGATLQIGGDTSTLRTGLSATISVTTGSAEDALSVPTAALQGTGSSRTATVVHDDGSTERVQVAVGIEGDSTVQVTEGLTEGEKVELTSTTAGTGNGFPSGQFPGLGSGAGGFGGGGGTGGFGGGTRGGAGGTR